Proteins encoded within one genomic window of Megalopta genalis isolate 19385.01 chromosome 10, iyMegGena1_principal, whole genome shotgun sequence:
- the Nc73EF gene encoding oxoglutarate dehydrogenase Nc73EF isoform X6 yields MYKARTVFSTLAPLAPRMCGPERFASWLVRSHPLTRTTQVTVNEPIRKYNSRAATEPFLNGTTSSYVEDMYNAWLQDPHSVHVSWDAFFRNSTAGVAPGLAYQAPPSLAPSHNQIPLGALLPLGGGSQLSQVPVNEKIIDDHLAVQAIIRSYQIRGHHIAKLDPLGINSADLDDRHPQELLYNYYSFEESDMDRIFKLPSTTFIGGKDKSLPLREILSRLENAYCGHIGVEFMFINSLEQCNWIRQKMETPGIMEMTNDERRLILARLTRATGFEAFLARKWSSEKRFGLEGCEILIPAMKQVIDKSTELGVESIVMGMPHRGRLNVLANVCRKPLSQIFTQFAALEAADDGSGDVKYHLGTYIERLNRVTNKNIRLAVVANPSHLEAVDPIVQGKTRAEQFYRGDGEGKKVMSILLHGDAAFCGQGIVFETMHLSDLPDYTTHGTIHIVVNNQIGFTTDPRHSRSSPYCTDVARVVNAPIFHVNSDDPEAVMHVCKVAAEWRATFHKDVVIDIVSYRRNGHNEIDEPMFTQPLMYRKIKSTPPALDKYAKSLISDGVVTEEEVKDVKDKYEKICEEAYTNARQETHIKYKDWLDSPWSGFFEGKDPLKASPTGIKEDTLVHIGKKFSLPPPNAAEFVIHKGIERILRARLEMVEARTVDWALGEAMAFGSLLKEGIHVRLSGQDVERGTFSHRHHVLHHQSVDKATYRPLCYLYPDQAPYTVCNSSLSEFGVLGFELGYSMTNPNALVCWEAQFGDFNNTAQCIIDQFISSGQAKWVRQSGLVMLQPHGLEGMGPEHSSARLERFLQMSADDPDYFPPESEEFAVRQLHDSNWIVANCSTPANYFHILRRQIALPFRKPLILMTPKSLLRHPEAKSSFDLMTENTEFLRLIPEEGPAAQNPNSVKRVIFCSGKVYYDLKKARAEKKLEDKVAIARVEQISPFPYDLVKKESAKYANAELIWSQEEHKNQGGWTYVQPRFHTALNGTRSVTYVGRPTGASPATGSKMQHLKELKQMLDDSFDV; encoded by the exons ATGTATAAGGCAAGGACAGTGTTTAGTACACTAGCCCCCTTGGCACCACGCATGTGTGGGCCAGAAAGGTTTGCATCATGGTTGGTACGAAGCCATCCCCTGACCAGGACCACACAGGTAACAGTGAACGAACCAATCAGGAAGTACAACAGCAGGGCAGCCACAGAACCTTTCTTAAATGGCACCACAAGTTCTTATGTAGAAGATATGTACAATGCGTGGTTGCAAGATCCCCATAGTGTACACGTG TCCTGGGATGCATTTTTCCGTAATAGCACTGCTGGAGTTGCCCCAGGTCTTGCTTACCAGGCTCCACCATCTCTTGCTCCAAGTCATAATCAAATTCCCTTAGGAGCATTATTACCTCTAGGTGGTGGGTCCCAGTTGAGTCAAGTACCTGTTAACGAAAAAATAATTGATGATCACCTGGCTGTACAAGCTATTATTCGATCCTATCAG ATCCGTGGCCACCATATCGCTAAATTGGATCCACTCGGCATCAACAGCGCTGATCTTGATGATAGACACCCACAAGAGTTGCtctataattattattcattcG AGGAGTCGGACATGGATCGCATTTTCAAGCTGCCATCCACAACCTTTATCGGCGgcaaagataaatcattgccACTCCGTGAGATCTTGAGTAGGCTGGAAAATGCATACTGTGGTCATATCGGTGTTGAGTTCATGTTCATCAACTCCCTTGAGCAATGCAACTGGATCCGCCAGAAAATGGAGACACCAGGCATTATGGAGATGACCAACGACGAGAGAAGACTCATCTTGGCCAGACTAACTCGTGCCACAGG ATTCGAGGCGTTCCTTGCCCGCAAGTGGTCATCAGAGAAACGGTTTGGACTGGAAGGCTGTGAAATTCTGATCCCTGCTATGAAGCAAGTGATCGACAAGTCTACTGAGTTGGGTGTGGAATCCATTGTAATGGGCATGCCACATCGTGGTCGCTTGAATGTCCTTGCTAATGTTTGTCGCAAACCACTGAGTCAAATATTCACGCAATTTGCTGCCCTGGAGGCAGCAGACGAT GGCTCTGGTGATGTGAAATACCACTTGGGGACATACATCGAGCGTCTGAATCGCGTAACAAACAAAAATATCCGCTTGGCTGTGGTCGCCAATCCTTCTCATCTGGAGGCTGTCGACCCTATAGTGCAAGGAAAGACCCGCGCTGAACAGTTTTACCGAGGTGATGGCGAAGGCAAGAAG GTCATGTCCATTTTGTTACACGGTGACGCTGCATTCTGCGGACAAGGAATTGTCTTCGAGACAATGCACTTGTCCGATTTGCCTGACTATACCACTCACGGTACGATCCACATCGTTGTCAACAACCAAATTGGATTTACCACCGATCCCAGGCACTCACGGTCGTCGCCGTACTGTACTG ACGTTGCAAGAGTAGTGAATGCTCCCATTTTCCACGTTAATTCCGACGATCCGGAGGCTGTGATGCACGTCTGCAAGGTCGCCGCCGAGTGGAGGGCAACTTTCCACAAGGACGTTGTCATTGACATCGTATCCTACAGGCGAAATGGTCACAATGAAATTGATGAACCGATGTTCACGCAACCACTTATGTATCGCAAAATTAAGAGTACCCCACCAGCTTTAGATAAGTACGCTAAATCGCTGATCAGTGATGGTGTTGTTACCGAGGAAGAAGTAAAG GATGTTAAAGATAAGTACGAGAAGATCTGCGAAGAAGCGTACACTAATGCCAGACAGGAGACGCATATCAAGTATAAGGACTGGTTGGACTCTCCGTGGTCTGGTTTCTTCGAAGGCAAGGACCCGTTAAAAGCATCTCCCACCGGAATCAAAGAGGACACTTTGGTTCACATTGGCAAGAAATTCTCTTTGCCGCCTCCAAATGCTGCTGAATTTGTTATTCATAAAG GTATTGAACGTATTCTGAGGGCACGTTTGGAGATGGTTGAGGCGCGAACTGTTGACTGGGCTCTTGGAGAGGCTATGGCCTTTGGATCCCTCCTGAAAGAAGGTATCCACGTTAGACTGTCGGGACAGGACGTGGAGAGAGGAACTTTCTCACACAGACATCACGTGCTTCATCACCAATCTGTGGACAAGGCTACTTACAGACCATTGTGCTACCTTTACCCCGATCAGGCCCCGTACACTGTCTGCAACAGCTCGTTGTCTGAATTCGGTGTGCTTG GATTCGAATTAGGGTACTCCATGACGAACCCTAACGCGTTGGTATGTTGGGAGGCACAATTCGGTGACTTCAACAACACGGCACAGTGCATAATCGATCAATTCATCAGTAGTGGTCAAGCGAAATGGGTCCGTCAATCTGGTCTTGTTATGCTCCAGCCTCATGGGCTTGAAGGAATG GGTCCAGAACATTCGAGTGCTCGGTTGGAACGCTTCCTCCAAATGTCCGCGGACGACCCAGACTATTTCCCACCGGAAAGTGAAGAGTTTGCAGTTCGCCAGTTACACGACAGCAACTGGATCGTTGCCAATTGCAGTACACCAGCGAACTACTTCCACATTCTGAGAAGACAGATCGCGTTGCCGTTCAGGAAACCGTTGATCCTGATGACACCGAAGTCATTGCTTCGTCATCCAGAGGCCAAATCCAGCTTCGACTTGATGACTGAAAACACAGAGTTCCTCAGACTGATACCTGAAGAAGGTCCGGCAGCTCAAAATCCCAATAGTGTTAAGAGAGTAATATTCTGCTCTGGCAAGGTCTATTATGACTTGAAGAAAGCACGTGCAGAGAAGAAACTCGAAGACAAAGTCGCTATCGCAAGAGTTGAACAG ATCTCACCTTTCCCGTACGATCTGGTGAAAAAGGAGTCTGCTAAGTATGCCAATGCAGAACTGATTTGGTCTCAGGAAGAACACAAGAACCAGGGTGGATGGACGTATGTCCAACCCAGATTCCATACAGCTTTGAACGGAACTCGTTCTGTAAC ATACGTTGGTCGCCCGACAGGAGCTTCACCAGCGACAGGAAGCAAAATGCAGCACCTAAAGGAGTTGAAACAAATGCTGGACGACTCTTTCGATGTCTAA
- the Nc73EF gene encoding oxoglutarate dehydrogenase Nc73EF isoform X1 produces the protein MYKARTVFSTLAPLAPRMCGPERFASWLVRSHPLTRTTQVTVNEPIRKYNSRAATEPFLNGTTSSYVEDMYNAWLQDPHSVHVSWDAFFRNSTAGVAPGLAYQAPPSLAPSHNQIPLGALLPLGGGSQLSQVPVNEKIIDDHLAVQAIIRSYQIRGHHIAKLDPLGINSADLDDRHPQELLYNYYSFGKRARTTYSQELQYRVAALMKKESDMDRIFKLPSTTFIGGKDKSLPLREILSRLENAYCGHIGVEFMFINSLEQCNWIRQKMETPGIMEMTNDERRLILARLTRATGFEAFLARKWSSEKRFGLEGCEILIPAMKQVIDKSTELGVESIVMGMPHRGRLNVLANVCRKPLSQIFTQFAALEAADDGSGDVKYHLGTYIERLNRVTNKNIRLAVVANPSHLEAVDPIVQGKTRAEQFYRGDGEGKKVMSILLHGDAAFCGQGIVFETMHLSDLPDYTTHGTIHIVVNNQIGFTTDPRHSRSSPYCTDVARVVNAPIFHVNSDDPEAVMHVCKVAAEWRATFHKDVVIDIVSYRRNGHNEIDEPMFTQPLMYRKIKSTPPALDKYAKSLISDGVVTEEEVKDVKDKYEKICEEAYTNARQETHIKYKDWLDSPWSGFFEGKDPLKASPTGIKEDTLVHIGKKFSLPPPNAAEFVIHKGIERILRARLEMVEARTVDWALGEAMAFGSLLKEGIHVRLSGQDVERGTFSHRHHVLHHQSVDKATYRPLCYLYPDQAPYTVCNSSLSEFGVLGFELGYSMTNPNALVCWEAQFGDFNNTAQCIIDQFISSGQAKWVRQSGLVMLQPHGLEGMGPEHSSARLERFLQMSADDPDYFPPESEEFAVRQLHDSNWIVANCSTPANYFHILRRQIALPFRKPLILMTPKSLLRHPEAKSSFDLMTENTEFLRLIPEEGPAAQNPNSVKRVIFCSGKVYYDLKKARAEKKLEDKVAIARVEQISPFPYDLVKKESAKYANAELIWSQEEHKNQGGWTYVQPRFHTALNGTRSVTTGSAPVKSDGSGGWFSGWFSSAKPTTTSTPEPQSVKSDKPEQRTVRYVGRPTGASPATGSKMQHLKELKQMLDDSFDV, from the exons ATGTATAAGGCAAGGACAGTGTTTAGTACACTAGCCCCCTTGGCACCACGCATGTGTGGGCCAGAAAGGTTTGCATCATGGTTGGTACGAAGCCATCCCCTGACCAGGACCACACAGGTAACAGTGAACGAACCAATCAGGAAGTACAACAGCAGGGCAGCCACAGAACCTTTCTTAAATGGCACCACAAGTTCTTATGTAGAAGATATGTACAATGCGTGGTTGCAAGATCCCCATAGTGTACACGTG TCCTGGGATGCATTTTTCCGTAATAGCACTGCTGGAGTTGCCCCAGGTCTTGCTTACCAGGCTCCACCATCTCTTGCTCCAAGTCATAATCAAATTCCCTTAGGAGCATTATTACCTCTAGGTGGTGGGTCCCAGTTGAGTCAAGTACCTGTTAACGAAAAAATAATTGATGATCACCTGGCTGTACAAGCTATTATTCGATCCTATCAG ATCCGTGGCCACCATATCGCTAAATTGGATCCACTCGGCATCAACAGCGCTGATCTTGATGATAGACACCCACAAGAGTTGCtctataattattattcattcG GGAAGAGAGCTCGTACTACTTACTCTCAGGAACTACAATACCGAGTAGCTGCACTTATGAAAA AGGAGTCGGACATGGATCGCATTTTCAAGCTGCCATCCACAACCTTTATCGGCGgcaaagataaatcattgccACTCCGTGAGATCTTGAGTAGGCTGGAAAATGCATACTGTGGTCATATCGGTGTTGAGTTCATGTTCATCAACTCCCTTGAGCAATGCAACTGGATCCGCCAGAAAATGGAGACACCAGGCATTATGGAGATGACCAACGACGAGAGAAGACTCATCTTGGCCAGACTAACTCGTGCCACAGG ATTCGAGGCGTTCCTTGCCCGCAAGTGGTCATCAGAGAAACGGTTTGGACTGGAAGGCTGTGAAATTCTGATCCCTGCTATGAAGCAAGTGATCGACAAGTCTACTGAGTTGGGTGTGGAATCCATTGTAATGGGCATGCCACATCGTGGTCGCTTGAATGTCCTTGCTAATGTTTGTCGCAAACCACTGAGTCAAATATTCACGCAATTTGCTGCCCTGGAGGCAGCAGACGAT GGCTCTGGTGATGTGAAATACCACTTGGGGACATACATCGAGCGTCTGAATCGCGTAACAAACAAAAATATCCGCTTGGCTGTGGTCGCCAATCCTTCTCATCTGGAGGCTGTCGACCCTATAGTGCAAGGAAAGACCCGCGCTGAACAGTTTTACCGAGGTGATGGCGAAGGCAAGAAG GTCATGTCCATTTTGTTACACGGTGACGCTGCATTCTGCGGACAAGGAATTGTCTTCGAGACAATGCACTTGTCCGATTTGCCTGACTATACCACTCACGGTACGATCCACATCGTTGTCAACAACCAAATTGGATTTACCACCGATCCCAGGCACTCACGGTCGTCGCCGTACTGTACTG ACGTTGCAAGAGTAGTGAATGCTCCCATTTTCCACGTTAATTCCGACGATCCGGAGGCTGTGATGCACGTCTGCAAGGTCGCCGCCGAGTGGAGGGCAACTTTCCACAAGGACGTTGTCATTGACATCGTATCCTACAGGCGAAATGGTCACAATGAAATTGATGAACCGATGTTCACGCAACCACTTATGTATCGCAAAATTAAGAGTACCCCACCAGCTTTAGATAAGTACGCTAAATCGCTGATCAGTGATGGTGTTGTTACCGAGGAAGAAGTAAAG GATGTTAAAGATAAGTACGAGAAGATCTGCGAAGAAGCGTACACTAATGCCAGACAGGAGACGCATATCAAGTATAAGGACTGGTTGGACTCTCCGTGGTCTGGTTTCTTCGAAGGCAAGGACCCGTTAAAAGCATCTCCCACCGGAATCAAAGAGGACACTTTGGTTCACATTGGCAAGAAATTCTCTTTGCCGCCTCCAAATGCTGCTGAATTTGTTATTCATAAAG GTATTGAACGTATTCTGAGGGCACGTTTGGAGATGGTTGAGGCGCGAACTGTTGACTGGGCTCTTGGAGAGGCTATGGCCTTTGGATCCCTCCTGAAAGAAGGTATCCACGTTAGACTGTCGGGACAGGACGTGGAGAGAGGAACTTTCTCACACAGACATCACGTGCTTCATCACCAATCTGTGGACAAGGCTACTTACAGACCATTGTGCTACCTTTACCCCGATCAGGCCCCGTACACTGTCTGCAACAGCTCGTTGTCTGAATTCGGTGTGCTTG GATTCGAATTAGGGTACTCCATGACGAACCCTAACGCGTTGGTATGTTGGGAGGCACAATTCGGTGACTTCAACAACACGGCACAGTGCATAATCGATCAATTCATCAGTAGTGGTCAAGCGAAATGGGTCCGTCAATCTGGTCTTGTTATGCTCCAGCCTCATGGGCTTGAAGGAATG GGTCCAGAACATTCGAGTGCTCGGTTGGAACGCTTCCTCCAAATGTCCGCGGACGACCCAGACTATTTCCCACCGGAAAGTGAAGAGTTTGCAGTTCGCCAGTTACACGACAGCAACTGGATCGTTGCCAATTGCAGTACACCAGCGAACTACTTCCACATTCTGAGAAGACAGATCGCGTTGCCGTTCAGGAAACCGTTGATCCTGATGACACCGAAGTCATTGCTTCGTCATCCAGAGGCCAAATCCAGCTTCGACTTGATGACTGAAAACACAGAGTTCCTCAGACTGATACCTGAAGAAGGTCCGGCAGCTCAAAATCCCAATAGTGTTAAGAGAGTAATATTCTGCTCTGGCAAGGTCTATTATGACTTGAAGAAAGCACGTGCAGAGAAGAAACTCGAAGACAAAGTCGCTATCGCAAGAGTTGAACAG ATCTCACCTTTCCCGTACGATCTGGTGAAAAAGGAGTCTGCTAAGTATGCCAATGCAGAACTGATTTGGTCTCAGGAAGAACACAAGAACCAGGGTGGATGGACGTATGTCCAACCCAGATTCCATACAGCTTTGAACGGAACTCGTTCTGTAAC CACTGGAAGTGCGCCGGTCAAGAGTGACGGTAGCGGAGGGTGGTTTAGTGGTTGGTTTTCGTCAGCTAAACCAACAACAACGAGTACACCCGAGCCACAGTCAGTAAAATCTGATAAACCCGAACAGAGAACAGTGAG ATACGTTGGTCGCCCGACAGGAGCTTCACCAGCGACAGGAAGCAAAATGCAGCACCTAAAGGAGTTGAAACAAATGCTGGACGACTCTTTCGATGTCTAA
- the Nc73EF gene encoding oxoglutarate dehydrogenase Nc73EF isoform X4 produces MYKARTVFSTLAPLAPRMCGPERFASWLVRSHPLTRTTQVTVNEPIRKYNSRAATEPFLNGTTSSYVEDMYNAWLQDPHSVHVSWDAFFRNSTAGVAPGLAYQAPPSLAPSHNQIPLGALLPLGGGSQLSQVPVNEKIIDDHLAVQAIIRSYQIRGHHIAKLDPLGINSADLDDRHPQELLYNYYSFGKRARTTYSQELQYRVAALMKKESDMDRIFKLPSTTFIGGKDKSLPLREILSRLENAYCGHIGVEFMFINSLEQCNWIRQKMETPGIMEMTNDERRLILARLTRATGFEAFLARKWSSEKRFGLEGCEILIPAMKQVIDKSTELGVESIVMGMPHRGRLNVLANVCRKPLSQIFTQFAALEAADDGSGDVKYHLGTYIERLNRVTNKNIRLAVVANPSHLEAVDPIVQGKTRAEQFYRGDGEGKKVMSILLHGDAAFCGQGIVFETMHLSDLPDYTTHGTIHIVVNNQIGFTTDPRHSRSSPYCTDVARVVNAPIFHVNSDDPEAVMHVCKVAAEWRATFHKDVVIDIVSYRRNGHNEIDEPMFTQPLMYRKIKSTPPALDKYAKSLISDGVVTEEEVKDVKDKYEKICEEAYTNARQETHIKYKDWLDSPWSGFFEGKDPLKASPTGIKEDTLVHIGKKFSLPPPNAAEFVIHKGIERILRARLEMVEARTVDWALGEAMAFGSLLKEGIHVRLSGQDVERGTFSHRHHVLHHQSVDKATYRPLCYLYPDQAPYTVCNSSLSEFGVLGFELGYSMTNPNALVCWEAQFGDFNNTAQCIIDQFISSGQAKWVRQSGLVMLQPHGLEGMGPEHSSARLERFLQMSADDPDYFPPESEEFAVRQLHDSNWIVANCSTPANYFHILRRQIALPFRKPLILMTPKSLLRHPEAKSSFDLMTENTEFLRLIPEEGPAAQNPNSVKRVIFCSGKVYYDLKKARAEKKLEDKVAIARVEQISPFPYDLVKKESAKYANAELIWSQEEHKNQGGWTYVQPRFHTALNGTRSVTYVGRPTGASPATGSKMQHLKELKQMLDDSFDV; encoded by the exons ATGTATAAGGCAAGGACAGTGTTTAGTACACTAGCCCCCTTGGCACCACGCATGTGTGGGCCAGAAAGGTTTGCATCATGGTTGGTACGAAGCCATCCCCTGACCAGGACCACACAGGTAACAGTGAACGAACCAATCAGGAAGTACAACAGCAGGGCAGCCACAGAACCTTTCTTAAATGGCACCACAAGTTCTTATGTAGAAGATATGTACAATGCGTGGTTGCAAGATCCCCATAGTGTACACGTG TCCTGGGATGCATTTTTCCGTAATAGCACTGCTGGAGTTGCCCCAGGTCTTGCTTACCAGGCTCCACCATCTCTTGCTCCAAGTCATAATCAAATTCCCTTAGGAGCATTATTACCTCTAGGTGGTGGGTCCCAGTTGAGTCAAGTACCTGTTAACGAAAAAATAATTGATGATCACCTGGCTGTACAAGCTATTATTCGATCCTATCAG ATCCGTGGCCACCATATCGCTAAATTGGATCCACTCGGCATCAACAGCGCTGATCTTGATGATAGACACCCACAAGAGTTGCtctataattattattcattcG GGAAGAGAGCTCGTACTACTTACTCTCAGGAACTACAATACCGAGTAGCTGCACTTATGAAAA AGGAGTCGGACATGGATCGCATTTTCAAGCTGCCATCCACAACCTTTATCGGCGgcaaagataaatcattgccACTCCGTGAGATCTTGAGTAGGCTGGAAAATGCATACTGTGGTCATATCGGTGTTGAGTTCATGTTCATCAACTCCCTTGAGCAATGCAACTGGATCCGCCAGAAAATGGAGACACCAGGCATTATGGAGATGACCAACGACGAGAGAAGACTCATCTTGGCCAGACTAACTCGTGCCACAGG ATTCGAGGCGTTCCTTGCCCGCAAGTGGTCATCAGAGAAACGGTTTGGACTGGAAGGCTGTGAAATTCTGATCCCTGCTATGAAGCAAGTGATCGACAAGTCTACTGAGTTGGGTGTGGAATCCATTGTAATGGGCATGCCACATCGTGGTCGCTTGAATGTCCTTGCTAATGTTTGTCGCAAACCACTGAGTCAAATATTCACGCAATTTGCTGCCCTGGAGGCAGCAGACGAT GGCTCTGGTGATGTGAAATACCACTTGGGGACATACATCGAGCGTCTGAATCGCGTAACAAACAAAAATATCCGCTTGGCTGTGGTCGCCAATCCTTCTCATCTGGAGGCTGTCGACCCTATAGTGCAAGGAAAGACCCGCGCTGAACAGTTTTACCGAGGTGATGGCGAAGGCAAGAAG GTCATGTCCATTTTGTTACACGGTGACGCTGCATTCTGCGGACAAGGAATTGTCTTCGAGACAATGCACTTGTCCGATTTGCCTGACTATACCACTCACGGTACGATCCACATCGTTGTCAACAACCAAATTGGATTTACCACCGATCCCAGGCACTCACGGTCGTCGCCGTACTGTACTG ACGTTGCAAGAGTAGTGAATGCTCCCATTTTCCACGTTAATTCCGACGATCCGGAGGCTGTGATGCACGTCTGCAAGGTCGCCGCCGAGTGGAGGGCAACTTTCCACAAGGACGTTGTCATTGACATCGTATCCTACAGGCGAAATGGTCACAATGAAATTGATGAACCGATGTTCACGCAACCACTTATGTATCGCAAAATTAAGAGTACCCCACCAGCTTTAGATAAGTACGCTAAATCGCTGATCAGTGATGGTGTTGTTACCGAGGAAGAAGTAAAG GATGTTAAAGATAAGTACGAGAAGATCTGCGAAGAAGCGTACACTAATGCCAGACAGGAGACGCATATCAAGTATAAGGACTGGTTGGACTCTCCGTGGTCTGGTTTCTTCGAAGGCAAGGACCCGTTAAAAGCATCTCCCACCGGAATCAAAGAGGACACTTTGGTTCACATTGGCAAGAAATTCTCTTTGCCGCCTCCAAATGCTGCTGAATTTGTTATTCATAAAG GTATTGAACGTATTCTGAGGGCACGTTTGGAGATGGTTGAGGCGCGAACTGTTGACTGGGCTCTTGGAGAGGCTATGGCCTTTGGATCCCTCCTGAAAGAAGGTATCCACGTTAGACTGTCGGGACAGGACGTGGAGAGAGGAACTTTCTCACACAGACATCACGTGCTTCATCACCAATCTGTGGACAAGGCTACTTACAGACCATTGTGCTACCTTTACCCCGATCAGGCCCCGTACACTGTCTGCAACAGCTCGTTGTCTGAATTCGGTGTGCTTG GATTCGAATTAGGGTACTCCATGACGAACCCTAACGCGTTGGTATGTTGGGAGGCACAATTCGGTGACTTCAACAACACGGCACAGTGCATAATCGATCAATTCATCAGTAGTGGTCAAGCGAAATGGGTCCGTCAATCTGGTCTTGTTATGCTCCAGCCTCATGGGCTTGAAGGAATG GGTCCAGAACATTCGAGTGCTCGGTTGGAACGCTTCCTCCAAATGTCCGCGGACGACCCAGACTATTTCCCACCGGAAAGTGAAGAGTTTGCAGTTCGCCAGTTACACGACAGCAACTGGATCGTTGCCAATTGCAGTACACCAGCGAACTACTTCCACATTCTGAGAAGACAGATCGCGTTGCCGTTCAGGAAACCGTTGATCCTGATGACACCGAAGTCATTGCTTCGTCATCCAGAGGCCAAATCCAGCTTCGACTTGATGACTGAAAACACAGAGTTCCTCAGACTGATACCTGAAGAAGGTCCGGCAGCTCAAAATCCCAATAGTGTTAAGAGAGTAATATTCTGCTCTGGCAAGGTCTATTATGACTTGAAGAAAGCACGTGCAGAGAAGAAACTCGAAGACAAAGTCGCTATCGCAAGAGTTGAACAG ATCTCACCTTTCCCGTACGATCTGGTGAAAAAGGAGTCTGCTAAGTATGCCAATGCAGAACTGATTTGGTCTCAGGAAGAACACAAGAACCAGGGTGGATGGACGTATGTCCAACCCAGATTCCATACAGCTTTGAACGGAACTCGTTCTGTAAC ATACGTTGGTCGCCCGACAGGAGCTTCACCAGCGACAGGAAGCAAAATGCAGCACCTAAAGGAGTTGAAACAAATGCTGGACGACTCTTTCGATGTCTAA